A stretch of Oreochromis aureus strain Israel breed Guangdong linkage group 11, ZZ_aureus, whole genome shotgun sequence DNA encodes these proteins:
- the LOC120442569 gene encoding nectin-1-like isoform X1 produces the protein MKTCNGPSRLLVQLMCITFLPVFVAQRVEVSPEVTGYVGDDVTLHCQLIQGPTHTNITQVQWALQDEEGTGKKKVTLIVFNTMFGVNISESPLKERVAFDKHSLVIKALEMKDAGSYTCIISTFPSGAFEGTTKLVVQENMALSVGAALRVAAVLLLLAILMAVVFLVSIRRYDPSTARVQTAPDILKYVQKQQ, from the exons ATGAAAACTTGCAACGGACCATCTCGCCTGCTGGTTCAGCTAATGTGCATTACATTTTTACCAG TTTTTGTGGCACAAAGGGTCGAAGTCTCACCTGAAGTGACTGGATACGTTGGAGATGATGTCACCTTGCATTGTCAGTTAATCCAAGGACCAACACATACCAATATAACTCAGGTTCAGTGGGCTCTTCAGGATGAAGAAggaacaggaaaaaagaaagtcacTCTCATTGTTTTCAACACGATGTTTGGAGTGAATATTTCTGAGAGCCCACTGAAGGAGAGAGTGGCGTTTGATAAACATTCGTTGGTAATTAAGGCTCTAGAAATGAAAGATGCAGGATCCTATACCTGCATCATTTCCACTTTTCCCAGTGGGGCATTTGAAGGAACCACCAAACTTGTTGTTCAAG AAAATATGGCATTATCAGTGGGGGCAGCTCTTAGAGTGGCTGCTgtcctgttgctgttagcaatcCTGATGGCCGTGGTTTTTCTTGTCAGTATTAGAAG ataTGATCCCAGCACTGCTAGAGTTCAAACTGCCCCTGACATCCTGAAGTATGTACAAAAGCAACAGTGA
- the LOC120442569 gene encoding nectin-1-like isoform X2: MKTCNGPSRLLVQLMCITFLPVFVAQRVEVSPEVTGYVGDDVTLHCQLIQGPTHTNITQVQWALQDEEGTGKKKVTLIVFNTMFGVNISESPLKERVAFDKHSLVIKALEMKDAGSYTCIISTFPSGAFEGTTKLVVQDMIPALLEFKLPLTS; this comes from the exons ATGAAAACTTGCAACGGACCATCTCGCCTGCTGGTTCAGCTAATGTGCATTACATTTTTACCAG TTTTTGTGGCACAAAGGGTCGAAGTCTCACCTGAAGTGACTGGATACGTTGGAGATGATGTCACCTTGCATTGTCAGTTAATCCAAGGACCAACACATACCAATATAACTCAGGTTCAGTGGGCTCTTCAGGATGAAGAAggaacaggaaaaaagaaagtcacTCTCATTGTTTTCAACACGATGTTTGGAGTGAATATTTCTGAGAGCCCACTGAAGGAGAGAGTGGCGTTTGATAAACATTCGTTGGTAATTAAGGCTCTAGAAATGAAAGATGCAGGATCCTATACCTGCATCATTTCCACTTTTCCCAGTGGGGCATTTGAAGGAACCACCAAACTTGTTGTTCAAG ataTGATCCCAGCACTGCTAGAGTTCAAACTGCCCCTGACATCCTGA